A single genomic interval of Oncorhynchus mykiss isolate Arlee chromosome 13, USDA_OmykA_1.1, whole genome shotgun sequence harbors:
- the LOC110485148 gene encoding interferon beta-like, whose product MAIQTITWMSAFLCLAQVFSMPMPCQLQGQLLRTTHNLLRDMGGHFPLECLLENVFMAFPATSFATSGAPQLSSSAAKAIYETLKNIDTLFGTDELPTMWDQQKLEYFQNIIYRQIEESECMSSVDTSDYPIRAEGLKTYFGNIAAVLKEKNFSYCAWEVVRKELLYTLEFILKHNSDSLLWSNRT is encoded by the exons ATGGCAATTCAGACTATCACTTGGATGAGCGCCTTCCTCTGCCTCGCGCAGGTTTTCTCGATGCCCATGCCTTGCCAGCTACAAGGACAGCTGCTGCGAACAACCCACAACCTACTGAGAGACATG GGGGGTCATTTTCCTCTGGAGTGCCTGCTGGAGAATGTCTTCATGGCATTCCCAGCCACCTCATTTGCAACCTCCGGGGCGCCACAG TTGAGCAGCAGTGCTGCTAAGGCTATTTATGAGACATTGAAGAACATCGACACATTGTTCGGAACTGACGAACTGCCGACAATGTGGGACCAACAGAAGTTGGAGTATTTTCAGAACATTATCTACCGTCAGATTGAAGAGAGCGAGTGT ATGAGCAGTGTGGATACAAGTGATTATCCCATCAGGGCAGAGGGCCTGAAGACATACTTTGGGAACATTGCAGCAGTTTTAAAAGAGAAG AATTTCAGTTACTGCGCCTGGGAAGTGGTTCGAAAAGAACTCCTGTACACCCTAGAATTCATTCTGAAACACAACTCTGACAGCCTTCTGTGGTCCAACAGAACATGA